A single region of the Thunnus maccoyii chromosome 10, fThuMac1.1, whole genome shotgun sequence genome encodes:
- the lmtk3 gene encoding uncharacterized protein lmtk3 isoform X2, whose protein sequence is MRDSKSQCFKRHTLNYLQEIGNGWFGKVILAEVLCDCSSSQAVVKELRVSASPLEQRKFLAESEPYRSLKHPNILQCLGQCSESIPFLLVMEFCQLGDLKRYLRAQRKSDGMTPDLPTRDLLTLQRMAFEITSGLLHLHENNYIHSDLALRNCLLTSDLTVRIGDYGLSHNHYKEDYYLTPDKLWIPLRWIAPELLEEYRGSLIVTDQTKTSNVWSLGVVIWELFEFGSQPHRHLSDEEVLTFVIRERQITLAQPRLKLSHADYWYEIMQSSWLPPSQRPSVAEIFLLLSSLLAAERGMARGSVGEEDEEDEEYEEGRGRRGESEESFERRWDLLRPPAFQAAANERQREREYSRDDRDNSYPLLDPVGNCITPSSSELDDILTVTETSKGLNFEYFWEKAHARRGYKPLPPPQPIPTVNNNHRQSLDTPTVVPVISARSPSLASEYYIRLEEHTPQDKSPTLKGKTQSSFRSDSICPGDMELVEIRSGLLGKERVPYCSSDKCGGGKGIQTIRSSEVKLQVPNTGLAEFRDTSSRVTDFSVVDLGDDEEEEKKKSSEVDRKSSTSSQAPVLPPKPRSMSMSSANHLHSRPLPAPPLGYRGLPHYTISGKIETDPHHMSSCPPSTFDHLGLHRSRQTLPPSPSLSPSLPPSSHPIYPSSQMCPPPLPPHSKPQRSCPSYNTADTFSRYSKPQMQRPLRDPLSCDLSDREGVTRHVASSHNSKETSHSRAKDFDSPVRRENPLRPIYRNLPRPQPQIERQSSSSPTYSDEDDSPFMSPEKPSSGTTVTHSSLSEDADPVASEFFSRGMKRTQSRLDTILPAIWKEDAELQAERVAAAKKSPMHLFLTEISSVTESGDPKTEASWKGEKEERRDGERWGNFVLSNRGMRRSQSLITELGSAGQSWGPEKHSNSTEPEEENTVTKGPLQRDLFLTEIDTGGMDTDVEGGSESDPVKYLYPAGSRLRPYVCAPGLPSYTEAEEAYSKGIRRSRSLLSEITIGKQESELQQTEKEPRRTEMTREEFLKEIQSAETFLTEIISRQNAAANRKEAESSYSPTPLSPEYESICIDPNSTQTIRFQSESSIRASNKGKDDTQTEAIYAQVTKRAKKSEIKVSTRPEIPILHIGSNKQPVKLDSQGSNADHSAPHCQSGEFVFSEIMPKNGLLHNQTLACQKEEECSDGPALPARGEQRDRDHSEHSPIMSTKDVEESNTVILRENKSLDSPKAAVVGNGEIVKDDLQTSSHERGDQKRGKTDTTSYDPEKEKYHTDKVSAVETIATADSESSKSLGSQNDNGRENSPEHNDSGHIAQKAATPATTPTTPDWDPSSDVSLVTPTDSVLSPMTSSSADCLTPSDSWTGGGVGSGGWRALGNETPHRDSAYFSDSDWEGDGMNRRSSDGLIASRPSSGRGGDRGILTGIEEKTEEEGEMGDKSPLKNSIQMSDSKTETAEITTIEICEEKIFPYQNAPENDISHLGDDKDILSKGLESTQKDDSGIFHNESKKSTLLGSPQAKDCVDLIDKLFSKLDDEPLKGLPHSGGYPIDNHYTDGIISQITDCKYQDSAENDLNLHSKGLAETDILIESVSGSQSKDCMLRPGIKEYTSVTKIDNDLSALNAHHCANDSLESVATSQVDNRESRLSKVYGVQTSDARHSNDEIPSVVEPSDGKFVADKVSGLTRPSWAEEGVEEPERPGLELHHTDHNELGLRNLRCSDGSEDKKAEVTTETEKQLAATELSNAMKEKSPLRGAASRMDNVDKDSCEGLDLKTKELWSAMEEDEERTGCAVVRGEFDCHRFSQSRDLHLWPDENDQWASPERRCQDLELRSEFFSGFNNKAWEVGERLVVGQEFWETEENDELAGSEPHPAVLEGCEETWNDETQGLTGSLDVKEKWDSKDSDNQQTVQVVGVQQEENIENLGEIDSFNKDLKGEISDIEVENIEIPAQETSEQGKKQISSCTETVGRREGGMDSTETEENQNFNRWPQNHLSEIQKEEQSSAVNEETGSSLENYFSHTLEHKCANISICITEAPPVDLSDLENVESGLDSETEMNPWIARQYIDERISIMNVEEDYRDMPLPSNPVSCPGDLDVQEDVDQSYPQVDNFSSVDFPSPPPSIDLDVQDDKLESLDDSFPSPPPSVTESEEFISHINLEDFIASSETEPRISPTHNTDASDPPLQELPPATTQSKGISANLNLPSVHITLHDESDLTSDTGSQDEQNNLVQKTSPATSSPTQDPLNALPELLISEWKDLDEEPLEDFEKLEQLCCISGDEEDTLGHLFLGNLELLESLKKTPDQKGSSAGISDTGEETCGSSTPEGSRMDLKEDGISDNSDKLVELAPHLLLNSQGKLPPQEERNDVLRSLGQTSDVKDHGSLSKMTTKNGLMMQVCEERLQFSLSENVKTNVLWGATVKDTVMLRPWGEQITESSRELVTVKEQKEDESKAKQESVLSIPPHTESDETKSEPLTVIEPPEVTTTQPAANQAMKAKLARLSLALPPLALTLPLTPTGKGGFGDGAIGSRIGRRRGLSSGSDPDDEEEDEQEDESSRRVIVVTETDVDKRVGLRSLLKSPKEPMDREKDRGRNVSFFDDVTIYLFDQETPTNELSTSAPTGPAPVSVKSTKLDLHGPKSKESKRKDNLSIKPRSPVGANPVTSSRFTVSPADDPHLV, encoded by the exons ATGAGAG ACTCCAAGTCTCAGTGCTTCAAAAGACACACTTTAAACTACCTTCAGGAGATAGGAAATGGCTGGTTCGGAAAA GTGATCCTGGCTGAAGTGCTGTGtgactgcagctcctctcaggcCGTGGTGAAGGAGCTGCGTGTCAGCGCCAGCCCTCTGGAGCAGAGGAAGTTCTTGGCCGAGTCTGAGCCGTACAG GAGCCTCAAACATCCCAACATTCTTCAGTGTTTGGGGCAGTGCAGTGAAAGCATCCCTTTCCTCCTGGTTATGGAGTTCTGTCAGCTG GGTGACCTGAAGAGGTATCTGCGAGCCCAGCGCAAGTCAGACGGCATGACCCCTGACCTGCCGACCCGGGATCTGTTGACTCTCCAGAGAATGGCTTTTGAGATCACCTCAGGCCTGCTGCATCTCCATGAAAACAACTACATCCACAG TGATCTGGCTTTAAGAAACTGCCTGCTGACCTCAGACCTCACTGTTAGGATAGGCGACTACGGCCTTTCTCACAACCATTACAAG GAGGACTATTACCTAACTCCGGACAAGCTATGGATCCCACTGCGCTGGATCGCTCCTGAGCTGCTGGAGGAGTACAGAGGATCTCTCATTGTTACCGACCAAACCAAGACCAGCAATGTGTG GTCCTTGGGGGTGGTTATTTGGGAGCTGTTCGAGTTTGGCTCTCAGCCCCACAGACACCTGAGCGATGAAGAGGTGTTGACCTTCGTCATCAGGGAGAGACAGATCACACTGGCCCAGCCCAGACTCAAACTCTCCCATGCAGATTACTG gtATGAGATCATGCAGTCCAGCTGGTTACCTCCATCTCAACGCCCTTCTGTAGCTGAGatattcctcctcctctcctcactcttGGCCGCTGAGCGAGGTATGGCAAGGGGGAGTGTCggggaagaggatgaagaggatgaagaatATGAGGAgggcagagggaggagaggggagagcgAGGAGTCGTTTGAAAGACGCTGGGACTTACTCCGTCCACCTGCCTTCCAGGCTGCAGCAAATGAGcggcagagggagagagagtacAGCAGGGATGACAGAGACAACTCCTACCCTCTACTGGACCCCGTGGGGAACTGTATCACCCCGTCCTCGTCGGAACTGGACGACATCCTGACAGTCACTGAAACTAGCAAAGGCTTGAACTTTGAGTATTTCTGGGAGAAGGCGCATGCCAGACGAGGCTACAaacctctcccccctcctcagCCAATCCCGACTGTGAACAATAACCACAGACAGTCCTTGGATACTCCCACTGTGGTCCCAGTGATCAGTGCACGCAGCCCCTCCCTTGCCAGTGAATACTACATCAGATTAGAGGAGCACACTCCCCAGGACAAGTCCCCAACTCTTAAAGGGAAGACACAGTCCTCTTTTAGGTCTGACTCGATTTGCCCTGGAGACATGGAGCTGGTGGAGATTCGTAGTGGTCTACTGGGAAAAGAGCGCGTACCTTATTGTTCCTCTGACAAGTGCGGAGGTGGAAAAGGAATCCAGACCATCCGATCGAGCGAGGTTAAACTCCAGGTACCCAACACAGGTTTGGCGGAATTCAGAGACACTTCAAGCAGAGTGACTGACTTCTCAGTAGTCGATTTAGGGGAcgatgaagaagaggagaagaaaaagagcagTGAGGTGGATAGAAAATCATCCACAAGTTCTCAAGCCCCAGTCCTCCCTCCCAAGCCTCGCTCCATGTCCATGTCATCAGCCAACCACCTTCACTCGCGCCCCCTCCCCGCCCCTCCACTCGGATATAGAGGACTTCCTCACTACACCATCAGTGGAAAAATCGAGACAGACCCTCATCATATGAGCAGCTGCCCCCCTTCTACCTTTGATCACCTGGGGCTCCATCGGTCCCGACAGACTCTACCCCCATCCCCgtccctctccccctccctgcCCCCATCGAGCCATCCCATTTACCCTTCATCTCAAATGTGTCCTCCGCCTCTCCCTCCCCACTCCAAACCACAAAGAAGTTGCCCAAGCTACAACACAGCTGACACTTTTTCAAGATACAGTAAGCCGCAAATGCAGAGACCCCTTAGAGACCCACTATCCTGTGACTTGTCTGACAGAGAGGGTGTTACCAGGCACGTAGCATCATCGCACAACTCCAAGGAGACCTCTCACTCACGTGCAAAAGACTTTGACTCTCCTGTTCGTCGAGAAAACCCCTTGCGCCCTATTTATCGCAATTTACCCCGTCCTCAGCCCCAGATTGAAAGGCAGTCATCATCCAGTCCCACCTACTCAGATGAGGACGACTCTCCCTTCATGTCCCCTGAGAAACCCAGCAGTGGGACCACTGTCACTCATTCCAGCCTATCTGAAGATGCAGACCCAGTGGCCTCGGAGTTCTTTTCCAGGGGAATGAAAAGGACCCAGTCACGCCTCGACACCATCCTGCCCGCCATTTGGAAGGAAGATGCTGAACTTCAGGCAGAACGTGTAGCCGCTGCCAAGAAATCCCCCATGCATCTGTTTCTGACAGAGATATCTAGCGTGACAGAGTCTGGTGACCCAAAAACAGAGGCCTCATggaagggagagaaggaggagagaagagatggagagagatgggggaACTTTGTGCTGTCCAACAGAGGGATGCGCCGCTCCCAGTCGCTCATCACAGAGCTGGGCTCAGCAGGACAGTCATGGGGGCcagagaaacacagcaacagcacAGAACCTGAGGAGGAAAATACAGTCACTAAAGGACCTTTGCAGAGAGATCTTTTTCTCACAGAGATTGATACAGGAGGGATGGACACAGATGTGGAGGGAGGATCAGAGAGTGACCCTGTGAAATACCTCTATCCTGCAGGATCCAGATTGCGGCCCTATGTCTGCGCTCCAGGCCTTCCCTCGTACACTGAAGCTGAGGAAGCCTATTCCAAAGGTATACGGAGGTCCCGCTCCCTCCTCTCTGAGATCACCATCGGGAAGCAGGAGTCTGAACTACAGCAGACGGAGAAGGAGCCGCGGAGAACAGAAATGACCAGAGAGGAGTTCCTAAAGGAGATCCAATCAGCAGAGACCTTTCTGACGGAAATCATATCTCGACAAAACGCTGCAGCAAACAGGAAGGAAGCGGAATCATCTTACTCCCCTACTCCACTGTCCCCTGAATATGAGTCCATTTGCATCGACCCCAACTCAACTCAGACCATCAGATTCCAGTCAGAGAGCTCCATACGAGCATCCAACAAAGGAAAAGATGACACACAAACTGAGGCCATCTATGCCCAAGTGACCAAGCGTGCTAAAAAGAGTGAGATAAAAGTCTCCACAAGACCCGAGATCCCGATCCTTCATATAGGATCAAATAAACAACCTGTCAAACTGGACAGCCAAGGAAGTAATGCTGACCACTCAGCTCCCCACTGCCAATCTGGTGAATTTGTGTTTTCAGAAATCATGCCCAAAAATGGCCTACTGCACAACCAAACACTTGCATGTCAGAAAGAAGAGGAGTGTTCAGATGGCCCTGCCTTACCTGCCAGAGGAgagcaaagagacagagatcATTCAGAGCACTCTCCGATCATGTCCACTAAGGATGTTGAAGAATCCAACACTGTGATATTGCGTGAGAACAAATCGCTCGATAGTCCAAAGGCTGCTGTTGTAGGGAATGGTGAGATAGTGAAAGATGACCTACAGACCAGCAGCCATGAGAGAGGAGATCAAAAACGGGGAAAGACTGATACCACTTCATATGatcctgaaaaagaaaagtacCACACTGATAAAGTTTCTGCAGTGGAAACCATCGCAACAGCTGATTCTGAAAGCTCGAAAAGTTTGGGTTCTCAAAACGATAATGGAAGAGAAAATTCACCAGAGCACAATGACAGTGGTCATATTGCCCAAAAGGCAGCCACTCCCGCCACCACTCCAACCACTCCAGACTGGGATCCATCCTCTGATGTGTCACTCGTCACCCCCACTGACTCAGTCCTGTCACCTATGACTTCCAGCTCAGCTGACTGCCTCACACCTAGTGACTCATGGACGGGAGGAGGAGTGGGAAGCGGCGGGTGGCGGGCTCTGGGAAATGAAACGCCACATCGAGACTCTGCCTATTTCTCCGACAGCGACTGGGAAGGGGACGGGATGAACAGGAGGAGCAGTGATGGACTAATTGCTTCCAGGCCAAGCAGCGGTCGAGGAGGCGATCGGGGAATACTGACAGGGATTGAGGAAAAAActgaggaagagggagagatgggagATAAGAGCCCTTTAAAAAACAGTATACAGATGTCAGATAGCAAAACTGAAACTGCAGAAATAACAACTATCGAGATATGTGAGGAAAAGATTTTCCCATATCAAAATGCTCCTGAAAATGACATTTCTCATTTAGGTGATGATAAAGATATTTTAAGCAAAGGGCTGGAGTCTACACAGAAAGACGATTCGGGCATTTTCCACAACGAGAGCAAAAAATCAACACTGTTAGGCAGTCCCCAGGCCAAGGACTGTGTCGACTTAATTGATAAGTTGTTTTCAAAATTAGATGATGAGCCACTGAAAGGGCTGCCACACAGTGGTGGGTATCCGATAGACAACCACTATACAGATGGCATCATTTCTCAGATAACAGATTGCAAATACCAGGACTCTGCAGAGAATGACTTAAATCTACATTCCAAGGGCCTCGCTGAGACAGATATTTTGATCGAGTCTGTATCTGGCAGTCAGTCAAAGGATTGCATGTTAAGACCCGGCATCAAAGAATACACAAGTGTTACAAAGATAGATAACGATCTCTCTGCACTAAATGCTCACCACTGTGCAAATGACTCTCTGGAATCTGTGGCAACATCCCAAGTTGACAACAGAGAGTCCAGATTATCTAAAGTGTATGGCGTTCAAACGAGCGATGCCAGACATAGCAATGATGAAATCCCGTCAGTAGTCGAGCCAAGCGATGGGAAATTTGTAGCTGATAAAGTGAGTGGTCTGACACGTCCCTCTTGGGCTGAGGAGGGTGTCGAAGAGCCTGAGAGGCCTGGCTTGGAGCTTCACCACACAGACCACAATGAGCTGGGCCTGAGAAACCTGCGCTGCTCAGACGGCAGTGAGGACAAGAAGGCCGAAGtcacaacagaaacagagaaacagctggCTGCCACAGAGCTGAGTAACGCCATGAAGGAGAAGTCGCCCCTGAGAGGAGCAGCGAGTAGGATGGACAATGTGGATAAAGACTCCTGTGAGGGGCTGGATTTGAAAACAAAAGAGTTGTGGAGCGCtatggaggaggatgaagaaagAACGGGATGCGCTGTGGTCAGGGGAGAGTTTGACTGCCACCGTTTCTCACAGTCGAGGGACCTTCACTTGTGGCCTGATGAAAACGACCAGTGGGCCTCTCCAGAAAGGAGGTGCCAAGACCTTGAGCTGAGGTCTGAATTTTTCTCTGGATTCAATAATAAGGCGTGGGAGGTGGGGGAGCGGCTTGTAGTGGGCCAGGAGTTTTGGGAGACTGAAGAAAACGACGAACTTGCAGGAAGTGAACCTCACCCTGCTGTCTTGGAGGGCTGCGAAGAAACATGGAACGATGAGACCCAGGGACTGACTGGCAGTCTTGATGTGAAGGAAAAGTGGGACTCTAAAGACAGCGATAACCAACAGACTGTCCAAGTGGTCGGTGTACAACAGGAGGAAAATATTGAGAACCTTGGAGAAATTGACAGTTTTAACAAAGACCTGAAAGGAGAAATCTCAGATATTGAAGTAGAGAATATAGAAATCCCAGCGCAAGAGACCTCGGAGCAAGGAAAGAAGCAGATTTCGTCATGCACAGAGACAGTCGGGCGCAGGGAAGGTGGGATGGACTctacagagacagaggagaaccAAAATTTTAACAGATGGCCTCAGAATCACCTCTCCGAGATCCAAAAGGAGGAGCAGTCATCGGCTGTTAATGAAGAAACAGGCTCTAGTTTAGAGAACTACTTCAGTCACACTTTAGAGCATAAGTGCGCAAATATATCCATTTGTATCACCGAAGCTCCTCCTGTGGACCTTTCAGATCTGGAAAATGTTGAATCAGGCTTAGATTCAGAGACTGAAATGAACCCATGGATTGCTAGGCAATACATAGACGAAAGAATAAGTATTATGAATGTAGAGGAGGATTACAGAGACATGCCACTTCCATCTAATCCTGTCTCTTGTCCCGGTGACCTTGATGTCCAGGAGGATGTAGATCAGTCATATCCACAGGTAGATAATTTCAGCTCAGTAGATTTCCCCAGTCCTCCACCAAGCATAGACCTTGATGTGCAAGATGATAAGCTGGAGAGTTTAGACGACTCTTTTCCTAGTCCACCACCATCTGTTACAGAGTCAGAGGAGTTTATTAGTCACATTAATCTGGAAGACTTTATTGCAAGCAGTGAGACAGAGCCGCGTATTTCCCCGACTCACAACACAGATGCCTCAGATCCACCTCTGCAAGAGTTGCCACCTGCTACAACTCAAAGTAAAGGGATCTCGGCCAATCTGAACCTCCCCTCTGTGCATATAACACTCCATGATGAGAGCGACCTCACATCTGACACAGGAAGTCAGGATGAACAAAACAACCTGGTCCAAAAAACATCACCTGCCACCTCATCCCCAACCCAAGATCCTCTCAACGCTCTCCCAGAATTGTTGATTTCTGAGTGGAAAGATTTGGATGAGGAGCCCCTAGAGGATTTTGAGAAACTCGAACAACTGTGCTGCATATCTGGGGACGAGGAGGACACTTTGGGACACCTTTTCTTGGGGAACCTAGAGCTCTTGGAGTCTTTGAAGAAAACGCCTGACCAGAAAGGCAGCAGTGCTGGTATTAGTGACACAGGAGAGGAGACATGTGGCTCCTCTACTCCCGAGGGGAGCAGAATGGATTTGAAGGAGGATGGGATCTCTGACAACTCTGATAAGCTGGTGGAACTTGCACCACACCTGCTCCTGAATTCCCAAGGCAAGCTGCCACCtcaagaggagaggaatgatGTGCTGAGGTCACTAGGCCAAACATCTGATGTCAAGGACCATGGATCTCTTTCCAAGATGACAACTAAGAATGGCCTCATGATGCAG GTGTGTGAGGAAAGGCTGCAGTTCTCCCtcagtgaaaatgtgaaaacaaacgtGCTTTGGGGAGCGACTGTTAAAGACACAGTGATGCTTCGGCCCTGGGGAGAACAAATTACAGAGAGCAGCAGGGAGCTGGTCActgtgaaagaacaaaaagaggatGAAAG caAAGCAAAGCAGGAAAGCGTCCTGAGCATTCCGCCCCACACCGAGTCTGATGAAACTAAATCTGAGCCGCTCACTGTGATTGAACCACCTGAGGTTACAACAACTCAACCGGCTGCAAACCAGGCAATGAAAG CAAAACTCGCTCGCCTGTCTCTCGCCCTCCCTCCTCTTGCCCTGACTCTTCCCCTCACCCCCACTGGTAAAGGAGGATTTGGGGACGGGGCGATTGGAAGTCGGATCGGGAGGCGGAGAGGTCTGTCCTCGGGAAGCGACCctgatgatgaggaagaggacgaACAGGAGGACGAAAGCTCCCGGAGGGTGATTGTTGTCACCGAAACAGACGTGGACAAACGCGTCGGCCTGCGGAGTCTGCTGAAGTCACCTAAGGAACCGATGGACAGAGAAAAGGACAGAGGAAGAAACGTGTCCTtttttgatgatgtcaccattTATCTTTTTGATCAG GAAACTCCAACTAATGAGTTGAGCACTTCAGCACCCACCGGTCCAGCACCAGTGTCTGTCAAAAGCACCAAGTTGGATTTGCACG GGCCGAAAAGCAAGGAATCAAAAAGGAAAGATAATTTATCAATCAAACCAAGGTCGCCTGTGGGGGCCAATCCAGTGACATCATCGCGCTTCACTGTCAGCCCTGCCGACGACCCCCACTTGGTGTGA